The Stigmatella aurantiaca DW4/3-1 genome contains the following window.
GTCTGGTCGCACCTGGGCGATGCCGAGAAGAGCAGCCATTACATTCTTTTGGCGGCCCGTTTGCGGCCCGCGAGCTGAAAGCACCGGCCGTCCGACGGAGGATGCGATGATCGTGATGCTCGAGCCGGACTCTCCCGAGTCCACGGTGGCCGCGGTGCTTCAGGCCGCCTCGCAGTACAAGGGCGTCAACCCCCGGACGCACGTCATCGAGGGGGCTGAACACACCGTCACAGAGATCTACTTGCTGGGGCCCACGGCTCAGGTGCCCGTGGAGGTCTTCGAGCAGATCCCCGGCGTGCGCCAGGTGGTGCGCGTGTCCGAGAAGTACCGGGTCATCGGGCGCCATGGGGGCAAGCGGGAGACGGCGGGGTTCGAGTACAACGGCATCACCTTCGATGAGCGGAGCGTGAACCTGTTCGCGGGCCTGTGCGCCGTGGACACGCGGGAGAGCGTGGACACGATGATGGCGGCGCTGGCCCGGTGCGGCATCCGCACCACGAGGATGGGGGCCTACAAGCCGCGCACCAGCCCTTATGAGTTTCAGGGGCTGGGCGCCTCGTGTCTGCCGTGGGTGTTCGAGCTGGCCGGCAAGCACGGCGTCAAGGTGGTGGCGATGGAGGTGACCAACCCGCGCCACATCGATGAGATCCGCTCCGCGCTGGAGTCCTCCGGCAATGCCACCGGGGTGATGCTCCAGGTGGGTACGCGCAATGCGCAGAACTTCGAGCTGCTCAAGCAGATTGGCCAGCAGCGGGTGTTCCCCGTGCTCTTCAAGCGCGGCATGGGCATCACCCTGGAGGAGTCCCTCAACGCCTGCGAGTACGTGGCGAGCGAGGGCAATCCGAAGATCGTCTTCTGCCTGCGCGGGGTGAAGACCCACCTGGGAGATCCGCACCGGAACATGGTGGACTTCGCCCACGTCCCGGTGGTGCGCCGGCTTACCCGGTTGCCGGTGTGCGTGGACCCCTCGCATGCCGTGGGACGCTCGGATGCGGGGCCGGATGGCATGCCGGACATCTTCCACTCGATCGGACAGGGGCTGATTGCGGGCGCGTCCATGGTGTTGGTCGACTTCCACCCGCATCCGGAGCAGGCGTTGTGCGACGGTCCCCAGGCGCTGCGGTTGGAGCAGCTCCCAGCGCTCCAGCGCTACACGAACATTGTCCGGGAGGCGTATGAGCAGGCCGTGCGCAACGGGCCGGGGTTGACCCCCTCCTAATAGGCCGAGACGCGGTAGCTGCCCAGGACGCGGAACGAGCGGCACAGGAGCGCCGCCTCGTCGAGGGCCGCGGCCACGCTGGGCTCCTCCTGGGAGCCCTCCACATCGAGGCAGAAGACATACTCCCAGGGGCGCCGCCTCGGCCGTGACTCCACCCGGGTCACACTCAGGCCGCGCGTGGCGAACGCGCCGAGCACCCGGTGGAGCACGCCGGGGTTGTTCTCGAGGGTGAAGGCCACCGCGGTTTTGCTCTGGGCGCCCGGTTGAGAGGGAACGGCGCCCATCGAGACGAACCGGGTGTGGTTGTCTGGTGCGTCCTCGATGCCTTCGAGGAGCACCTCCAGGCCGTAGAGTTCCGCCGCGATGCGGCTGGCGATGGCGGCGGTGCGTGGAGGGGCCAGCTCCGCGACGCGCCGGGCGCTCCCCGCGGTGTCAGCCTCCGCCACGGGGGTGATGCCGTGCTGGCGAAGGAAGGTGGCACACTGTGCCAGGGCCTGGGGATGGGACAGGGCGCGCTCGAGCTCGGCCAGCTTCCGGCCCGGAGGGACGAGCAGGCAGTGCCGGATGGGCAGCGCGAGCTCGCCGGTGATGGGCTGAGTGAACTCCAGCAGCAGATCCACGTTCTCCGTGACCGAGCCCGCCAGGGAGTTCTCCACCGGCACCACGCCCCCGTGCACGTGACCCTCCACGATGGCCTCGAAGACGGAGCGGAAGGAGGGTTGGGGCACGGCCTCCACGTCCGGGCCATAGAGGGCGCGCGTGGCTTGCTCTCCGTAGGCGCCGTGCTCTCCCTGAAAGGCGATCCGCAGCTCACTCATGAAGGCCTTCCACCCGGGGATAGGTTCCCAGCACCCGCATGGACGAGGTGAGCGGCTGGAGATCCTGGAGCGCCGCGACGAGGGGCGCATCGGCCGCGTGCCCCTCCAGGTCCAGGTAGAAGCGGTACCGCCAGGGCTCTCCAGGGATGGGGCGTGACTCCAGCTTGGCCAGGTTCACCCCGCGCTGGGACAGGGCGGTCAGGACCTTTCCCAACGTTCCAGGCCGGTGCTCCAGCACCACCATCAGGGACGTCTTGCAGTTCGCCTCCGCGGGGATGGGCGAGGCCTCGCGGCTCACCTCCACGAAACGGGTGTAGTTGCCAGCCGCGTGCTGGATGTCCCGCACGAGCACTTCCAGCCCGAAGCGCTGGGCGGCGGTGTCGCTGGCGATGGCCGCCACGGTGGGATCGTTGCGCTCGCGGACCTTCAGCGCCGCGCCACTGGTGTCGTACTCGGGCGTGGGGCGGATCCACGGCACCTTGCGCAGGAAGGCCTCGCACTGCGAGAGCGCCTGGGGGTGGGAGATGACGGTCCGGATGTCCTCCAGCCTCGCGCCGGGCAGGCCGAGCAAGCGGTGATACACTTGGCTCACCAGCTCTCCGGTGATGAACGCGCCCCCCTCGGCCAGCAGATCATACGTCTCGTTCATGCTGCCCGCGGAGGTGTTCTCGATGGGCAGCAGGGCGACATCCAGCGTGCCCCGGCGCAGGGCATCCAGCACTTCGCGGCCCGTCTCCATGCCGGTGAGCAGGACGCCGCCGTTGCGCCCCCTGTAGCGCTGGCGCGCGGCCAGGTGGCTGTAGGAGCCTTCGATGCCGGGATAGCCCACGCGAAGGGGCGTGGTGTCCAGCCGCTGGATGAGCGACTGCTGCCGGGAGACGGACATGTCCATGATGAGGCGGTAGATGCGCTCGATCTCATGCGGGTCCAACCCGTGGGCCGTCGCCACCTCGCGGACCTTGTGCAGCACCATCTCTTCCCGGGGCGGGTCCCGGAGGGGAGAGGCATCGGCCAGCTTCGTCCGCGCGATGTCGTCCGCCAGGCTCATCCTCCGGCGGAGGGCGTCCATGATTTCCGTGTCGATGCGCTCGATGTCCGCGCGGAGTTGGTTGATGTCCGGAAGATCTGACATATGCAAAGACATTAGCTGGATTGGGCAGGGTTCGGCAGCATTGTCTCGCCCAATTTCAGGATGAGTTTGAAGTGCTTGGCGGTGACGGCGGCCACGCTCAGCCGCCCCCGGGTGATGAGTGGAAAGTCTTTCAATGCGGGCGTCTTCTTGAGGGTGGCCAACGCCACGGGGGTGTTGAGCGCCACCACGGGGCCCACGCTCACGGAGGCCCAGTCCTCGCTGGGGGCCGTCGGGTCTGGGCCTGCGCCGGTGAGGACCTGGGCCACGCCCACCACGGCCTTGCCCTCGTTCGAGTGGTAGTAGAGGCACAGGTCCCCGGCCTTCATGGCCCGGAGGTTGTTGCGTGCTTCGAAGTTGCGCACCCCTGTCCATTCCGTCTGACCGTCCCGCTCGAGCTGGGCATATGCGTAGACGGACGGCTCGCTTTTGATCAGCCAGTACTGGGTCTTCACCATGGCGGCGCACTCTACCCGTACGGTAGGCGGAGGCGAGGCCTCGGTAGGCCTCGCCCGCCCAGCCCGTCAGGTGACGTGGGTCTTCAGGAAGACGCGCAGGGCCTCCGCCACGCTCCAGGCCTGGGCGATGCACCCTCTGGGCCGGTAGGGCGCCGTGGCATCGAAGATCTCGCTGATTTGCCCCACGCCCCCGTGCTCGAGGTGGTGCTCCAGGCCCACCAGCAGGGCACGGGCCGCCTGGATGTCCGGATTCACCTTCAGCGTCGCGTCGATGTAGTGGCCGATGAGCCAGCCCCACACCGTGCCCTGGTGGTACGCCGCGTCCCGGGCGCGCAGGTCGCCATCGTACGTCGCCTTGTAGTCCGGGTGTCCGGGCGCCAGGCTCCGCAGCCCCACCGGGGTGAGCAGCTCATCGTGCACGATCTTGATCACCGCATCCCACCGCTCCCGCCTCAGCACGGGGAACCGCAGGGAGATGGCGAAGACCTGGTTGGGCCGGATGGCCGGATCGTCCCGTCCATCCTCTCCATCCAGCACGTCGAAGAGGCAGTTCGTCGCCGGGTTCCAGAAGCGCTTGTTGAAGCTGCCATACACCCGCTCCGCCGCCCCCATGTAGGGTTTGGGATCGCCGTCCAGACGCTCGGCCCACATGGCCATCAGCCGGAGCGCGTTGAACCAGAGGGCGTTGATCTCCACCGCCTTGCCTCGCCGGGGAGTCACCACCCAGCCGTCCACCTTGGCATCCATCCAGGTGAGCTGGTAGCCCTCGGCGCCTTGCCGGAGCAGTCCGTCCGCGGGGTCCACGCCGATGTGGAACCGTGTGCCCCGCTGGTGGCGCTCCACGATGCCCGCCAGCGTGGGAAAGAGGTCCTTCAACAAGGCCTCGTCCCCCGTGGTCTCGACATAGCGGTCCACCGCGTGGAAGAACCAGAGCGTGGCGTCCGCCGTGTGGTACACGCCCTCGTTCTCCCCATCCGGGAAGTAGTTGGGGATGAGGCCGTCCTTCACGTAGTGCTGGAAGGTGCGCAGGATGGCGGCGGCTTCCCGGTACCGGCCCGTGCTCAAGGTGAGGCCCGCATGGGAGATCATCGTGTCGCGGCCCCAGTCGGTGAACCAGTGGTAGCCGGCGATGACGCTGCGCGAGTCCTGGCCGATGGAGTGTGCCCAGGCATCGTCCGTGGGGCGTGTCGGATCGATGATGAACTGATCGGCCGCCAGCACCAGCCGCGCGGGAATCCCCGCGCGGGCCTCCGCCGGAGCGCGGCTCAGCAGCTTCCGCTCCCGCTCCTGTTCCAGCTCGAACGCCTGCACCGGATCCCGGTCGAGCGTCCAGATCTCGTCCGTGGTGACCCCCAGCGCGAGGATGCCACCCTGGCTCACGCTGCACTCGAAATAGCCCGGGCTGTGCTGGACCTCCTGGTGGTCGTACCCCCGGGACTTCTCCGTCCGGAAGAACAAAGGCGGTGATGTCTGGCTCAGGCCCACGAAGGGGGTGACGCAGTCAGAATAGACGCGCATGCGCAGGGGCGGGGCGTCCGGGATGGCTTGCATCTCCACGAGCGACCCCTGGAGGCGGACAATCGGGTCATGAGACCGGCGGGTGAGGGGACCATCGTGGGGGCGCATCACCGGAAAGGGGCGCAGCCGCAAGGTGACCGCGGGTCCAGACACATGCTCCCATACGATGAAGAGCGTGTTCTGGCCGTGCACCATCATCAGTTTGCGGCGCAGCCTCGAGGGGCCCAGCGCGTAATCCCAGACAGGAATCAGCCCATCCAAGGCGAAGCCTCGGAGCGAGGCCGCCCCCTCTTGAAGGAGATGGCCATCCGCATGCTCTTCGATCGAGAGGGGGAACGTCTGCCCCTCCACCCGGGCCTCTTCCACCAGCCGAGCGAGCAGGACGGTCCTCCCGCGTCCTGGCAGGTTGGGGGTGAACAACCCGTGGTAGCGGCGGGTATTGCAACCCGCGACGGTGCCGGAGGCGTACCCTCCGCGCCCATTGGTGACGAGCCACTCCCGCGTCATCACTTCAGACACTTCCGGACCTTGGGGCCAGTCGAATCCCAGGCGTGGCAAGGCAGGGGGGGTATCCACTGGGGTCACGGTTTCGTCTCCTCATCACCCGTCAACACGAGCGCAGTCTGTCCAGGAATGTGCATCCGTCCTGCTTCCGGGAGTGCTGGGGCTCCCATTCCCCCGTAGCGGACGTGCTCTGAAGACAGAAGGAGCCGCCAGATTTTTCCCGACATCGGCGCAAGAAGGGGTTCGGGGCAGGGCTCCAAGTCCATCCCCGTGCCCAGGTTGAGCAAGAGCAGGCGGTCGCCCTCCTGGCCGGTGCCGAAGTAGCGCAGCACCAAGGCCGTGGGGGAGAGCACCGCCCCCGCGATGCGGCTGGGGTCCTGCGCGGCCAGCACCGGGTCCTCGCGGCGCAGCCGCAGGAGGTCCTGGTGCAAGGCCAGGGCTTCCCGGTTTCGCTCCCGCTCGGCCCAGTTCAACTTGGAGGCTTGGAACGCCTCTTCTCCGATGGGGACCTGGTGCCCTTCTTCCTCGATGGCGTGCCGGGCACTCGAAAACTGGGAGAGAAACGCGTTTCGTCCCTTGTGGACCAGCTTCTGAAGTTCGGG
Protein-coding sequences here:
- a CDS encoding 3-deoxy-7-phosphoheptulonate synthase, with amino-acid sequence MIVMLEPDSPESTVAAVLQAASQYKGVNPRTHVIEGAEHTVTEIYLLGPTAQVPVEVFEQIPGVRQVVRVSEKYRVIGRHGGKRETAGFEYNGITFDERSVNLFAGLCAVDTRESVDTMMAALARCGIRTTRMGAYKPRTSPYEFQGLGASCLPWVFELAGKHGVKVVAMEVTNPRHIDEIRSALESSGNATGVMLQVGTRNAQNFELLKQIGQQRVFPVLFKRGMGITLEESLNACEYVASEGNPKIVFCLRGVKTHLGDPHRNMVDFAHVPVVRRLTRLPVCVDPSHAVGRSDAGPDGMPDIFHSIGQGLIAGASMVLVDFHPHPEQALCDGPQALRLEQLPALQRYTNIVREAYEQAVRNGPGLTPS
- the pheA gene encoding prephenate dehydratase, which encodes MSELRIAFQGEHGAYGEQATRALYGPDVEAVPQPSFRSVFEAIVEGHVHGGVVPVENSLAGSVTENVDLLLEFTQPITGELALPIRHCLLVPPGRKLAELERALSHPQALAQCATFLRQHGITPVAEADTAGSARRVAELAPPRTAAIASRIAAELYGLEVLLEGIEDAPDNHTRFVSMGAVPSQPGAQSKTAVAFTLENNPGVLHRVLGAFATRGLSVTRVESRPRRRPWEYVFCLDVEGSQEEPSVAAALDEAALLCRSFRVLGSYRVSAY
- the pheA gene encoding prephenate dehydratase — its product is MSDLPDINQLRADIERIDTEIMDALRRRMSLADDIARTKLADASPLRDPPREEMVLHKVREVATAHGLDPHEIERIYRLIMDMSVSRQQSLIQRLDTTPLRVGYPGIEGSYSHLAARQRYRGRNGGVLLTGMETGREVLDALRRGTLDVALLPIENTSAGSMNETYDLLAEGGAFITGELVSQVYHRLLGLPGARLEDIRTVISHPQALSQCEAFLRKVPWIRPTPEYDTSGAALKVRERNDPTVAAIASDTAAQRFGLEVLVRDIQHAAGNYTRFVEVSREASPIPAEANCKTSLMVVLEHRPGTLGKVLTALSQRGVNLAKLESRPIPGEPWRYRFYLDLEGHAADAPLVAALQDLQPLTSSMRVLGTYPRVEGLHE
- a CDS encoding EVE domain-containing protein gives rise to the protein MVKTQYWLIKSEPSVYAYAQLERDGQTEWTGVRNFEARNNLRAMKAGDLCLYYHSNEGKAVVGVAQVLTGAGPDPTAPSEDWASVSVGPVVALNTPVALATLKKTPALKDFPLITRGRLSVAAVTAKHFKLILKLGETMLPNPAQSS
- a CDS encoding amylo-alpha-1,6-glucosidase, with product MTPVDTPPALPRLGFDWPQGPEVSEVMTREWLVTNGRGGYASGTVAGCNTRRYHGLFTPNLPGRGRTVLLARLVEEARVEGQTFPLSIEEHADGHLLQEGAASLRGFALDGLIPVWDYALGPSRLRRKLMMVHGQNTLFIVWEHVSGPAVTLRLRPFPVMRPHDGPLTRRSHDPIVRLQGSLVEMQAIPDAPPLRMRVYSDCVTPFVGLSQTSPPLFFRTEKSRGYDHQEVQHSPGYFECSVSQGGILALGVTTDEIWTLDRDPVQAFELEQERERKLLSRAPAEARAGIPARLVLAADQFIIDPTRPTDDAWAHSIGQDSRSVIAGYHWFTDWGRDTMISHAGLTLSTGRYREAAAILRTFQHYVKDGLIPNYFPDGENEGVYHTADATLWFFHAVDRYVETTGDEALLKDLFPTLAGIVERHQRGTRFHIGVDPADGLLRQGAEGYQLTWMDAKVDGWVVTPRRGKAVEINALWFNALRLMAMWAERLDGDPKPYMGAAERVYGSFNKRFWNPATNCLFDVLDGEDGRDDPAIRPNQVFAISLRFPVLRRERWDAVIKIVHDELLTPVGLRSLAPGHPDYKATYDGDLRARDAAYHQGTVWGWLIGHYIDATLKVNPDIQAARALLVGLEHHLEHGGVGQISEIFDATAPYRPRGCIAQAWSVAEALRVFLKTHVT